Within Thermus filiformis, the genomic segment TAAGTGCCAACCCTTTATCATCTCAACATGGCAGCCCCTCTTCGGATTCAGCTGACCCCGGAGGAGGACCGGCTTCTGCTGGAGCTCTCCCTGAACCCGCATGTCCACAAGAAGACCCGCCTTTGGGCCATGATGGTCCGCCTGGCGGGCGAAGGCTGGGCCGCCCCCCAGATCGCCCGGCACTTCCACAAGGACCGCACCACCGTCTATCACGTTCTAAAGCGCTTCCTAAGGTCCGGCCCAAAGGGCCTCGTCTACCGGAAACCCCCGGGAGCACCCAGGAAATTCACCCCGGAGATAGCGGCCTTTGTGCGGGAGAGGCTGGCCGAGGACCGGGTCTGGACCGCCCCTCAGCTGGCGCAGGCCATAGCGGAGCGGTTTGGGGGCTGCCTGGCCCCCAAGGTCATCTCCCGGCACCTCAGGGCCATGGGGTACGTCTGGAAGCGGACGCGGTACGTGCCCGTAGGGAAGCCCAGCGCGGAGGAGGTTCAGGCCTTTATAGAGGAGGAAGAGGAAGCCAAAAGGGGGCGCGGGAAGGGGTGATGGAGGTGGGGTACTTGGATGAGAGCGGGTTTTCCCTGGCCCTTCCCCCCACCTATGCCTGGTGTCGGAGAGGGGAGGCAAAGGCGGTGCCCCGGGCCTGGGGTTCTTTGGGTCGGGTGAACGTGGTGGGGCATCTGGTGCGGGGGAAGGAGGGGGAGCGGCTGTACTTTGCCGTTTTGGAGGGGCCGGTGCGGTCGGAGGGGGTGCGGGCCTATTTGGACAGGGTCTCTGAGGCTCTGACCAAGCCTCTGAAGGTATTCATGGACAACGCACCGTTCCACCGGTCCAAGGAGGTGGAGGCCAGGAAGGGGGCGTGGCGGGAGAGGGGGCTTGCGGTGGGGTACCTGCCCCGGTACAGCCCCCATCGGAACCCCATGGAGAACGTCTGGCGGCGGGTGAAGGGGTTTCTGATGCCCCGGCGGCACTACGAGAGCCTTGAGGAGCTCAAGGAGGCGGTGGTCCAGGCCCTCAGGGCCCTAGGGGGTGTGGAGTTGAAAATCTTGGGGGAGAGCACTTAGCATCCCCGCCATGCTAAGCCTTTCCTCCTTCCCTAACCTTAGCCCAGGCTACCGCAGGAGGTGGAGGAGGACCCCGAGGAGAAGGCCCGCCCCGTAGCCCCAGGCCCCCACCCGAAGAACCCCCCGCCGCACCGCCTCCCGGGTGGGGGAGGGGGCCTCCGGGTTCAGGGCGTAGGCCCCCCGCTTGCGGAGCCGCACCCCCAGGGCCAGGGCCAGGCCGGCCATGGGGAAGCCGGCGTTGGGGGAGGGGGTCTTGCGGGCCTCCCCAAGGAGCCTTCCCCAGAGGCGGGGCGGGCAGAGGAGGAGGCCCGCAAGCCTCGCCGGAAGCAGGTTCAGGAGGTCGTCCACTCGGGCGGCGAAGGCCCCCTTGGCCCCGTGCTCCGGGTAGCCCCACATGGCGTCCGCGGTGTTGGCGTACCGGTAGAGGGCCGCCCCCCCGAGGCCGAAGAGGGCGTAGT encodes:
- a CDS encoding IS630 family transposase (programmed frameshift); the protein is MAAPLRIQLTPEEDRLLLELSLNPHVHKKTRLWAMMVRLAGEGWAAPQIARHFHKDRTTVYHVLKRFLRSGPKGLVYRKPPGAPRKFTPEIAAFVRERLAEDRVWTAPQLAQAIAERFGGCLAPKVISRHLRAMGYVWKRTRYVPVGKPSAEEVQAFIEEEEEAKKGAREGVMEVGYLDESGFSLALPPTYAWCRRGEAKAVPRAWGSLGRVNVVGHLVRGKEGERLYFAVLEGPVRSEGVRAYLDRVSEALTKPLKVFMDNAPFHRSKEVEARKGAWRERGLAVGYLPRYSPHRNPMENVWRRVKGFLMPRRHYESLEELKEAVVQALRALGGVELKILGEST